The DNA region ATCGGGTAGCCGTGGCCCTCGGGGCTCTCGAAGACGCTGAACTTGTCGCGGCAGCCCAGCAGATCGTACAGCCGCCCCACCTCGATCATGTCGTCGGCCACCGCCCCGCTGTGGGGGAAGACCTCATCGTGCAGGGCCCAGGTGTAGTGGAAGGCCCGGGGGGCGATCAGGCCGATGATCTCGACCCACTCACACACCGGCGGCTCGCCGGGCGCCAGGAAGCCCTGCCACGGTTCCGCTCCGCCCACCCCGAAGGGCGCATACGCGCACGCCGCGGCGCTGGCCTTGATGCGGTGATCGAAAGCCGCCAGCAGGATGGCGTTGGCGCCGCCGTGCCCTTGACCGATGGCCGCGAGGCGGTCGGAGTCCACGGCATCGAGGTGGCACAGGAAGTCCAGTCCGCGCTGGTGATCCCACAGGGCCCTACCGGCGGGCGCCCGGCGCTCGTGTGGCGATAGCACCACGAAGCGCCGCTTGACCAGCTCCCTGGCCATCGTGGCCGTCGTGCTGGCCCCGTCATACGGGCAGCACAGGACGGCGGGCTGGCGATGGGCGGCCGGCTTGGGCAGCAGCAGCGTCGCGGTGCAGGTCTCGTGGATCTCCACCCCGTACCGCACCTGCTGCTCCAGGAAGTCGCCCTGGTCTTCCTGGGCCAGCAACTGTGGGTCGAGCGGGGGGATGGTCCGCGGCGCGTCCTGCAGCAATGCCTCGACCCGCCGGAGGATGTCCTGGCGCTTGGCAGGCCACTGGCGGCTGGTGGCGATGAGCGTGTCTCCCTCCTCCCGACGGAGGGTGAGCAGGGGCGGAGGGGGAGATGGTTGGTTGGTCATGAGAGGACTCTGATGGGCAGGAGCGAAGTCTGATTGCCTTCCTGAACAACCCCATCTTAAGGGATGATCCGCATGGCTGACAAGCTGCGCTGTCTGATGATCGGCGCCGGGGGCATGGCCGGCGGCTATGTCCGCAACTTCTTCCCGCAGTTCGCCGACCGCATGGAAGTCGTCGGCCTGGTGGACGTCAAGCCTGAGCCGCTGCAGCTCTCCGGCGACTTCCTCGGCCTTCCCGAGAGCCGCCGGTTCGCCGACATGGCCACGGCCTTCGACGCCGTCACCGCCGACTTCTGTTGCATCGTGATCCCCCCGGCCTATCACAAGGACGCTGTCCTCCTGGCCGCAGAGCGCAAGATGGCGATCCTGAGCGAGAAGCCCATCGCTGACACCTGGGAGGACTGCACGGCCATCGTCCGCGCCGTCCGCAGCAGCGGCGTGCCGATGCAGGTGGTACAGAACTACCGCTACAACGCCACGATGCTGACCGTCAGGCAGGTCCTGTCCGAGCAGCGCCTGGGCCGCTGCAACTACCTCATGGGCCGCTTCGCCGCCGACTACCGGGTGCGCGGGGCCTGGGGCGCGTTCCGCCACGAGATTCCCCACAGCCTGCTCGTCGAGGGCAGTGTGCACCATTTCGACATGCTGCGCAACCTCTCCGGCGCCGACTGTGTGC from bacterium includes:
- a CDS encoding Gfo/Idh/MocA family oxidoreductase, whose translation is MADKLRCLMIGAGGMAGGYVRNFFPQFADRMEVVGLVDVKPEPLQLSGDFLGLPESRRFADMATAFDAVTADFCCIVIPPAYHKDAVLLAAERKMAILSEKPIADTWEDCTAIVRAVRSSGVPMQVVQNYRYNATMLTVRQVLSEQRLGRCNYLMGRFAADYRVRGAWGAFRHEIPHSLLVEGSVHHFDMLRNLSGADCVQIAGWDWNPRWSSFDGESSGHFVGRMSNGVVVNYEGNCNEAGVQNTWHKEMYRAECEGGAVTVDSDLVVRTWEKLPTGLRMEEVPLLRPQYEGHCAIIDQFLTWQEGGPAPVTVLDDNIKSAAMLFGALRASEGNCVGDVAAMVAEATG